In Stenotrophomonas sp. ASS1, the following proteins share a genomic window:
- the rapZ gene encoding RNase adapter RapZ produces the protein MSTVTPSAPTLIIVSGLSGSGKSVALKTFEDQDYYCSDNLPINLLPDFVRSLLANHDGSAPRRLAVGIDVRGQADLSQLGDWRQLATDAGVEVKVLFFEASDEAVLKRYADTRRRHPLSQLGLSLPEAIARERELTAPLRREADAVIDTSNLNVHQLRRRIITEFTMDHATGLSLLFESFAYKRGVPAEADFVFDARVLPNPHWDPDLRALSGREPGVRDYLEAQPDVQRYLTQLMDFLDTWLPKLGDGTRSYVTVAFGCTGGKHRSVFLAERLARHAREMGWEDVATYHREQD, from the coding sequence ATGAGCACCGTCACCCCCTCCGCCCCGACCCTGATCATCGTCAGCGGCCTGTCCGGCTCGGGTAAATCCGTCGCCCTGAAGACCTTCGAGGACCAGGACTACTACTGCTCGGACAACCTGCCGATCAATCTGCTGCCCGACTTCGTGCGCAGCCTGCTGGCCAACCACGACGGCAGCGCACCACGCCGCCTGGCCGTAGGCATCGACGTGCGCGGCCAGGCCGACCTGAGCCAGCTGGGCGACTGGCGGCAGCTGGCCACCGATGCCGGCGTGGAAGTGAAGGTGCTGTTCTTCGAGGCCAGCGACGAGGCTGTGCTCAAACGCTACGCCGACACCCGCCGCCGCCATCCACTGAGCCAGCTGGGCCTGTCGCTGCCCGAAGCGATCGCGCGTGAGCGTGAATTGACCGCACCGCTGCGCCGCGAGGCCGATGCGGTGATCGATACCAGCAATCTCAATGTGCATCAGCTGCGGCGGCGGATCATCACCGAGTTCACGATGGACCATGCCACCGGCCTGTCGCTGCTGTTCGAATCGTTCGCCTACAAGCGCGGCGTGCCGGCCGAGGCTGACTTCGTGTTCGATGCGCGGGTGCTGCCCAATCCACACTGGGACCCGGATCTGCGTGCGCTGAGTGGCCGCGAACCGGGTGTGCGCGACTACCTGGAAGCGCAGCCGGACGTGCAGCGCTACCTGACCCAGCTGATGGATTTCCTCGATACCTGGCTGCCGAAGCTGGGGGATGGCACCCGCAGCTATGTGACCGTGGCCTTCGGCTGCACCGGCGGCAAGCACCGTTCGGTGTTCCTGGCCGAGCGCCTCGCCCGGCATGCCCGCGAGATGGGCTGGGAAGACGTGGCGACCTACCACCGCGAACAGGATTGA
- the hprK gene encoding HPr(Ser) kinase/phosphatase, producing the protein MNTSITARELFEQQRERLGLRWAAGKSGEKRELEAGNTVSRRPSLAGYLNAIYPNKVQILGTEELSWLDALEPRQRWETIEKIMQSHPLALVLTRNQACPEDLRAAADESGTPLWLSPKRGHELLNHLSYHLARTLAPRVILHGVFMEIYSIGVLITGEAGSGKSELALELLSRGHRLVADDAPEFTQIAPDVLDGTCPELLQDLLEVRGLGVLNVREMFGDTAVKKNKYLRLIVHLTKPMTEPTPHGYERLTGDSGTRHVLDLDVPLITLPVMPGRNLAVLTEAATRLHILRTKGIDPAAMFIARHSNLLERRTP; encoded by the coding sequence ATGAATACCAGCATCACCGCCCGTGAACTGTTCGAACAGCAGCGCGAGCGGCTGGGGCTGCGCTGGGCTGCCGGCAAGTCCGGCGAGAAGCGCGAGCTGGAGGCCGGCAACACGGTCTCGCGGCGTCCATCGCTGGCTGGTTATCTCAATGCGATCTACCCCAACAAGGTGCAGATCCTGGGCACCGAGGAACTGTCTTGGCTGGATGCGCTGGAACCGCGCCAGCGCTGGGAGACCATCGAAAAGATCATGCAGTCGCACCCGCTGGCGCTGGTGCTGACCCGCAACCAGGCCTGCCCGGAAGACCTGCGCGCCGCTGCTGACGAATCCGGCACGCCGCTGTGGCTGTCGCCCAAGCGCGGCCACGAACTGCTCAACCATCTGTCCTACCACCTGGCGCGCACGCTGGCGCCGCGGGTGATCCTGCATGGCGTGTTCATGGAGATCTACTCCATCGGCGTGCTGATCACCGGTGAGGCCGGATCGGGCAAGAGCGAGCTGGCGCTGGAGCTGCTCAGCCGCGGCCACCGCCTGGTTGCCGACGATGCCCCCGAATTCACCCAGATCGCGCCCGACGTGCTCGATGGCACCTGCCCCGAACTGCTGCAGGACCTGCTGGAAGTGCGCGGCTTGGGCGTGCTGAACGTGCGCGAGATGTTCGGCGACACGGCTGTAAAGAAGAACAAGTACCTTCGGCTGATCGTCCACCTGACCAAGCCGATGACCGAACCCACCCCGCATGGCTACGAGCGCCTGACCGGCGACTCGGGCACCCGCCATGTGCTGGACCTGGATGTACCGCTGATCACCCTGCCGGTGATGCCCGGCCGCAACCTGGCCGTGCTGACCGAGGCCGCGACCCGCCTGCACATCCTGCGCACCAAGGGCATCGACCCGGCGGCCATGTTCATCGCCCGCCACAGCAACCTGCTGGAACGGCGAACACCCTGA
- a CDS encoding PTS sugar transporter subunit IIA, translated as MPLTDLLAAVQTQLCTATDRDSVLQAAAGLLACRQANAEQIYLNLCQREALGSTAIGHGIAIPHGRAPTLDRPRGALLRLVTPVDFGGDEPVDLVFAMAVPAHYTHQHLMLLSELAELFSAPDIRQALREAGDARALREALDMTPPASAA; from the coding sequence ATGCCCCTGACTGACCTCCTGGCGGCCGTGCAGACCCAGCTCTGCACGGCCACCGACCGCGACAGCGTCCTGCAGGCCGCCGCCGGGTTGCTGGCCTGCCGCCAGGCCAACGCCGAACAGATCTATCTGAACCTGTGCCAGCGCGAAGCGCTGGGCAGCACCGCGATCGGTCACGGCATCGCCATTCCCCACGGCCGCGCGCCAACCCTGGACCGCCCCCGCGGCGCCCTGCTGCGGTTGGTCACCCCGGTCGACTTCGGTGGCGACGAGCCGGTGGACCTGGTGTTCGCCATGGCCGTCCCCGCCCACTACACCCACCAGCACCTGATGCTGCTGTCCGAGCTGGCCGAGCTGTTTTCGGCGCCCGACATCCGCCAGGCCCTGCGCGAAGCGGGCGATGCCCGGGCGCTGCGCGAGGCGCTGGACATGACCCCACCTGCGAGTGCCGCATGA
- the raiA gene encoding ribosome-associated translation inhibitor RaiA — MRIETFGKDVEVTPALQSYVEEKLARIGKHFDQHCEARVTLKLQKTEHHVDASLNIPGQTLHAEANAQTMYAAIDLLADKLDRLVIKHKEKKQQHAPLPVGDNGG, encoded by the coding sequence ATGCGCATCGAAACGTTTGGCAAAGATGTCGAAGTCACCCCGGCCCTGCAGTCCTATGTAGAGGAGAAGCTGGCCCGGATCGGCAAACACTTCGACCAGCACTGCGAAGCGCGGGTGACCCTCAAGCTGCAGAAGACCGAACACCACGTCGACGCCAGCCTCAACATTCCCGGCCAGACCCTGCACGCCGAGGCCAATGCCCAGACCATGTATGCCGCGATCGACCTGCTTGCGGACAAGCTTGACCGTCTGGTGATCAAGCACAAGGAGAAAAAACAGCAGCACGCACCGCTGCCGGTGGGCGACAATGGTGGCTGA
- a CDS encoding RNA polymerase factor sigma-54, whose amino-acid sequence MKTRLQTSLGQQLVLTPQLQQAIKLLQMSTTELELEIAQAVESNPLLDWADSSDSSSASNEGSDGNDGNDGNDGDAPAERTDAGDDWAPAELDWSAAGSGGSFDDDDDTGSAAERVAETETLADHLLWQLHLSHLSSRDRSIGAALIDALDDDGYLREPLATIAETLLPAIHADEDEILAVLHRIQRFDPVGVAARTLGECLLLQLDVLAGDTPGLVLARQIAAGPLERLPRSGVAGLAHELKQPLDEVETAVTLLRSLDPRPGTQIAPLSQDTYVVPDVVVWRQNGVWRAALAAHAGPKVVIHRGYEQLIRRCGDADAGYLRAQLQEARWLLKGLQQRGETLLRVVRSLILQQASFLEFGEQALRPLTLREIATELGLHESTVSRAIARKHVRTPRGTLPLRAFFASGIDTEGGGEASSTAIQAMIRRLIDDENPRKPLSDAKLADLLKSSGIPVARRTVAKYREAMNISASHERVRIA is encoded by the coding sequence ATGAAGACTCGGCTGCAGACATCGTTGGGACAGCAACTGGTGCTCACGCCCCAGTTGCAGCAGGCGATCAAGCTGCTGCAGATGTCCACCACCGAGCTGGAGCTGGAGATCGCCCAGGCGGTGGAAAGCAATCCGCTGCTGGACTGGGCCGACAGCAGTGACAGCAGCAGCGCCAGCAACGAAGGCAGCGATGGCAACGATGGCAACGATGGCAACGACGGTGATGCGCCCGCAGAACGTACCGATGCCGGTGACGACTGGGCACCGGCCGAACTGGACTGGAGCGCGGCCGGCAGCGGCGGCAGCTTCGACGATGACGACGACACCGGCAGCGCCGCCGAGCGCGTAGCCGAAACCGAAACACTGGCCGACCATCTGCTGTGGCAGCTGCATCTGTCGCATCTGTCCTCGCGTGATCGCAGTATCGGTGCCGCACTGATCGATGCACTGGACGACGACGGTTACCTGCGCGAGCCGCTGGCCACCATCGCCGAAACCCTGTTGCCGGCGATCCACGCCGACGAGGACGAGATCCTCGCCGTGCTGCATCGCATCCAGCGTTTCGATCCGGTCGGTGTGGCTGCACGCACGCTGGGCGAATGCCTGCTGCTGCAGCTGGATGTGCTGGCCGGTGACACGCCCGGCCTGGTGCTGGCGCGACAGATTGCCGCAGGCCCGCTGGAACGGCTGCCGCGCAGCGGCGTCGCCGGGCTGGCCCATGAACTGAAACAGCCCCTGGACGAGGTCGAGACCGCAGTCACCCTGCTGCGCTCGCTGGACCCGCGCCCGGGCACGCAGATCGCACCGCTGTCGCAGGACACCTACGTGGTGCCGGATGTGGTGGTGTGGCGGCAGAACGGCGTATGGCGCGCAGCGCTGGCCGCGCATGCCGGGCCGAAGGTGGTGATCCACCGCGGCTACGAACAGCTGATCCGACGTTGTGGCGACGCCGATGCCGGCTACCTGCGTGCCCAGCTGCAGGAAGCGCGCTGGCTGCTGAAAGGGCTGCAGCAGCGTGGCGAAACCCTGCTGCGGGTGGTACGCAGCCTGATCCTGCAGCAGGCCAGCTTCCTCGAATTCGGCGAGCAGGCGCTGCGTCCACTGACCCTGCGCGAGATCGCCACCGAGCTCGGCCTGCACGAATCCACGGTCTCGCGTGCGATCGCCCGCAAGCACGTGCGTACCCCGCGCGGCACCCTGCCGCTGCGCGCCTTCTTCGCCTCGGGCATCGATACCGAGGGCGGTGGCGAGGCGTCCAGCACGGCCATCCAGGCGATGATCCGGCGCCTGATCGACGACGAGAACCCGCGCAAGCCGCTTTCTGACGCCAAGCTGGCTGACCTGCTCAAATCGTCGGGAATTCCAGTAGCGCGACGCACCGTGGCGAAGTATCGTGAAGCCATGAACATTTCCGCCTCGCACGAAAGGGTCAGAATCGCTTGA
- the lptB gene encoding LPS export ABC transporter ATP-binding protein — translation MLVAKGLRKKYKQREVVKDFGLTLDAGEVVGLLGPNGAGKTTCFYMIVGLVAADAGSIVLDGKDITGDPMYTRAKQGVGYLPQEPSVFRKLTVADNIRLVLELREGLDSAGRERELNSLLDELQLGHVADQLGASLSGGERRRCEIARALAAQPRLILLDEPFAGVDPISVGEIQRIVTHLKQRGIGVLITDHNVRETLGICDRAYILAEGSVLAQGSPEAILDNADVRRVYLGDSFKL, via the coding sequence ATGCTCGTCGCCAAGGGCCTGCGCAAGAAGTACAAGCAACGCGAAGTCGTCAAGGACTTCGGGCTGACCCTCGACGCCGGTGAAGTGGTCGGCCTGCTGGGCCCCAACGGCGCCGGCAAGACCACTTGCTTCTACATGATCGTCGGTCTGGTTGCCGCCGATGCTGGCAGCATCGTGCTCGACGGCAAGGACATCACCGGCGACCCGATGTATACCCGGGCCAAGCAGGGCGTGGGTTACCTGCCGCAGGAGCCGTCGGTGTTCCGCAAGCTGACCGTGGCCGACAACATCCGCCTGGTGCTGGAGCTGCGCGAGGGCCTGGATTCGGCTGGCCGCGAGCGTGAATTGAACAGCCTGCTCGACGAACTACAGCTGGGCCATGTCGCCGACCAGCTCGGCGCCAGCCTGTCCGGTGGCGAACGTCGCCGCTGCGAGATCGCCCGTGCCTTGGCCGCGCAGCCGCGCCTGATCCTGCTCGACGAACCGTTCGCCGGCGTCGACCCGATTTCCGTCGGCGAGATCCAGCGCATCGTCACCCATCTCAAGCAGCGTGGCATCGGCGTGCTGATCACCGACCACAACGTGCGCGAGACCTTGGGTATCTGCGACCGCGCGTATATTCTCGCTGAGGGCAGCGTGCTGGCCCAGGGCTCGCCGGAAGCGATCCTGGACAACGCCGATGTACGTCGCGTCTACCTCGGGGATTCCTTCAAGCTGTGA
- the lptA gene encoding lipopolysaccharide transport periplasmic protein LptA, producing the protein MKIPFAAVLALGLLVPSAAFAKSTDRNEDMHIDSGAQSGTLTGDGKTVLSQGVIITQGTLDLRSSEAEIYLKDGEAVRVVFTGKQAKMKQQLDDGTWMDALADRIDYDIKTEIITLTGNYKVTSARGTNAGQRMVYNTRTGEMNSGGDGSRVRTVIPPKNKTPAAPAAQPKATTPAQPAGSRK; encoded by the coding sequence ATGAAGATTCCCTTTGCCGCCGTACTCGCGCTTGGTCTTCTTGTCCCCAGCGCCGCCTTCGCCAAGTCCACCGACCGCAACGAAGACATGCACATCGATTCCGGCGCCCAGTCGGGCACGCTCACCGGCGACGGCAAGACCGTGCTGTCGCAGGGCGTGATCATCACCCAGGGCACGCTGGACCTGCGCTCGTCCGAGGCCGAGATCTACCTCAAGGACGGCGAAGCGGTGCGTGTGGTGTTCACCGGCAAGCAGGCCAAGATGAAGCAGCAGCTCGATGATGGCACCTGGATGGACGCGCTGGCCGATCGCATCGACTACGACATCAAGACCGAGATCATCACCCTGACAGGCAACTACAAGGTCACCAGCGCGCGCGGCACCAATGCCGGCCAGCGCATGGTCTACAACACCCGCACCGGCGAAATGAACTCCGGTGGCGACGGCAGCCGCGTGCGCACCGTCATCCCGCCGAAGAACAAGACCCCGGCCGCACCTGCGGCACAGCCCAAGGCCACCACGCCGGCACAGCCGGCCGGGAGCAGGAAGTAA